GATGATGAAACTGGTTTAACAAAGATAAGTGGATATAACATTGAAAGTATAGAAAATGCAATAAAATATATTGGAAATTTAATTAAAGAGTTAAAAGAAGGAGAAGTTTTCGAAGGTAAAGTATCTAGAATTGAAAATTATGGTTTATTTGTTGAAATTATTCCTGGAAAACTTGGTTTGTTACATATGTCAAACTTAGGTAAGGATGCAAAAGAATTATTAAAAACGATTAAAATAGGAGATATTATGAAAGTCGAAATTGTTAGCATAGATGATAATGGAAAAATACAACTAAAAAAATTTGGTGAAAAAACAGCACCAAAAAGACCTCATAGAAGACAAAATTTTTCAAAATCGGGGGTAAAGAATGATAAAGAAAAGAACGCTGAATAATAACTTAGATATATTACTTATTCCAAGAAATAATGTAAGAAGTGTATCAATTATTGCAGCGGTTAGAGCAGGATCTGCTCATGAACCTGAAAGGTTAATGGGAATATCGCATTTAATCGAGCATTCTGTATTTAGGGGAACGATATATAGAAATATGGAAGAAATAAAAAGACCCATTGAAGAATTCGGTGGGTCGTTAAATGCTTTTACAGGCAAGAATTTAACAGCTTATTATGCAAAAGTTCCTTTAAGTGCTGCAAAAGTTGGTTTTGAAATTATAATGGATATTATTTTTAATGCAGAATTTAATGAAGAAGATATAGAAAAAGAAAAGAAAATCGTTTTAGATGAAATAGCAATGTATGAAGATGAACCTGTGGAAAATACATTTGAACAATTGCATAAGATTATGTTTTCAAATGAATTTGCCTTTCCTATTCTTGGAACGAAAGAAAGTGTATCGAAATTAACTTCGTCTATATTAAAAAAGTATTATATGGAAAAATATACTCCTGAAAATATAGTTTTAGCTCTAGTTGGACCTGAAGAAGAGTTAGAAAGCCTTTCGTCGATAGCAAAAGATTTAATACCTGATAGAAAAGGGAAAAAATGTTCTTTCAAAAGTCCTGTATTTAAAGATGAAATTCAAAAATTCGAAAAAGAAAAAGAAGAACTTTCGCAAATTTATATAGCCTATTCTTTCAAGGCACCGTCAAAAATGTCAAAAGATTTCTTTAGTACTGCCATTATGAAGACTTTTTTAGGAAGTGGAATGAGCTCACTTTTATTTACTAAAATAAGAGAAGAATTGGGATTAGCTTATGAAATTACTGCAGATTATTCAGCGTATAATGATAACGGAACATTTACAATATTTGCAGCAACTGTACCTGAAAACTTTGAGAAATTAAATAATGCTATTTATGAAAATGTTCGAAATATTAACACAATTAAAAAAATTGAAAATTGGATTGAATATGGTAAAAAGAGATTGTCTGGGAAATATATGTTAGAAACTGAAAATGGATTGAATTTTGGATTTTTAGCTTTAGATTATTATTTATCTTTTGAAAAATTAATTGATATTGATGCAATAGTAGAAAAAATAAATCTACAAGAAAATGATAATATTATTAATATTGCTAATAAAATTTTTAATCAAGATCCTTATATATCTATAGTAAAACCAAAATAATTGGGGATGGGATTTTGAAGAAAAAAATAAGTAATTTACAACCTGGGATGATTGTAGGGGAAGATATTTATAATTTAAAAAACAGATTAAGTTTAAAAAAAGGTCAAAAGTTAGACAAAAACACAATTGACCTTCTTTTGCATAGTGATATAACAGAAATTGAAATAGAAGAAACGACGTCTTCAACTGGGTTTATACAAAAAACCTTTGAAGAACTTCCGAATATAGTTGATGAGGTCATTTATAATAAATGGATTAATTCAATAAATGATTTGTTTCATAATTTTAAAAAAGAAGAAACATATATATCTTTGAATAATATAACAGAAGAAATATATAAAGCCCTTGATATAAAAGAGTATTTTGTTTTAAATTTTATAAATTCTTTTGGGAATGATAGTTTAAATTATCATTCTTTAAATACAGCAATTATTGTTTCAATAATTGCAAAGAAGATAGAAATTCCATACGTTATGTATAAACAAACGGTAAAATTTGCATTGATACATGATATTGGTTATGCAATGCTTGATGAACGTATTATAAATGATTTTGAAAGTGATGAAAGAAATGCATTGATACATAATATTGTAGCATACAAAAAACTGCAGGATTTAAAAGCAACATTAAATCATGAAATATTGGAAAGTATTCTTTATCATCATGAACGCTATGACGGAAAAGGTAAATTTCACTTAAAAGGTGAAAAAGTACCACCTTTAGTTAGAATCACCCAGGTTGCAGATGCCTATACTTCATTGACGGAACTTGGATATACTCCGTATCAGGCATTATCATGGATATTAAAAAAATGTGGATTTATATTTGATCCATATTATGTTGGTTTATTATATGAAATTACAGGATACTATCCAACAGGTACAAAGGTAAAATTAAGTGATGGTTCAATAGGTACTGTGCTTAAGAGAAATGAAATAGAATTTTTTCCTGAAGTTTTGATAAATAATCAACCAGTAAAAACGGGGCCAGATACTGATATATATATAAAAGAGGTGATTGAATGAAAATAATCCCTCTTAATAAAGCTAAATTTGGTATGTTTCTTGCAATGGATGTTAGAGATACTACAGGGAAAATTATTTTAAAAAAAGGAACAGAAATAAATGAAACTATTATATATAAATTAAAAAAAGCGGGAATTTTTAATATACCTGTAAAATCTGCTAATGTCATGAGCGAATTAAATAAAGAAACCAAAAAACACAGTGTAATTAGCAAAGAAAACTTAGATTTAAATTATAAAAAAGTAAAAGATTTATTCAAAAATTTAGAAGATAACAATTATCTTGATATAGATGCTGTTATAGATATAGCATCTTCTATAAAAAATGATTTAGAAAATAATTTTTCTGATAAATTGTTTGTTCCACTAAAAAAGCTTAGAGATTTTGATGAATATTTATATTCACATTCTTTAAATGTAATGATTATAAGCTCATTATTAGCAATTGAAAACGGTATAATAGGTGATGAACTATTAAATATATCAATTTCGTCTCTTCTTCATGATATTGGAAAGACAAAAGTTCCTATTGAAATAATGAATGCTCCTCGGCCGTTAACGGAAGAAGAAATGAATACAATGAGAAATCATGTATTATATGGCAAAGAAATAGCTTTAGAGAATAATTTAAGAGATATGAATATTATTGGTGGAATTTATGAACATCATGAAAGAATTGATGGTAGAGGTTACCTAGAAGGGAAAAAGAATGAACAAATAACATCATTTGGAAAAATTATAGCTATTGCTGATGTGTATGATGCTTTAACAAGTACTCGAAGTTATAAAGGGCCATGGACTCCATATAAAACAATTTCATTTATTTTAACAAATGTAGAAAAGCAATTTGATGGGACATTTGCTCAAGGCTTAATCAATTCTTTTGGTATATACCCTGTTGGAACAAGGATTCAACTAAATAACGGACAGTTTGGTACTGTTGTTGCTTCTAACAGAGCAAATAAAATACGTCCATTGATAAGGATAGATCACGGCGATGTTGTAGATTTAAGTGAAGAATATTCTTTAAGAATAGTAAAGGTATTAGACTATGTATATATAGAGTGAGGGAAAATTATGAAATTTTTATCTTTAACTAAAGTAAAACCTGGTATGATTTTAGCTATGGATATAAAAAATTTTGAAGATAAAATATTATTTAAAAAAGGAACTGTTCTCGATAATAATAAAATAAAAATTATAAAAGAAAACGGTATATTTAGAATACCTGTTAATATACCTGAAAAAGAACAGCATATTCAAATATCAATAAAAGAAGCAGCACATGCACATAGTTTTATAAGCGAAGAATTATTGGAAAAAAGTTTTAATATGGTAAAAAATCTTTTTAATGATTTAATGGATACTGGTATTGTAGATGTTGATGAAGCAACAAATATTGCCTCAAATTTAACTAAAGAAATGCAAAAAAATTTTTCTGATAAATTATATGTCCCACTCAAAAAACTTAAAAATTATGATGAATACCTTTATTCACATTCATTAAATGTTATGATTTTAGGAGCTTTAATAGGTTTAGAAGAAGGTATTTCAGATGATGAATTAATAGAATTGGCTTTAAGTGGGTTGTTACATGATATTGGGAAAACGAAAATCCCTTTAGAGATATTAAATGCTCCAAGAAAGCTATCTTCACAAGAATTTGAACTTGTTAAGAATCATGTTTTATATGCAAAAGAAATTTTAGAAACATCTAAAATTTCTGATAAGAAGGTTATTGAAGGAGC
The nucleotide sequence above comes from Marinitoga hydrogenitolerans DSM 16785. Encoded proteins:
- a CDS encoding M16 family metallopeptidase, translating into MIKKRTLNNNLDILLIPRNNVRSVSIIAAVRAGSAHEPERLMGISHLIEHSVFRGTIYRNMEEIKRPIEEFGGSLNAFTGKNLTAYYAKVPLSAAKVGFEIIMDIIFNAEFNEEDIEKEKKIVLDEIAMYEDEPVENTFEQLHKIMFSNEFAFPILGTKESVSKLTSSILKKYYMEKYTPENIVLALVGPEEELESLSSIAKDLIPDRKGKKCSFKSPVFKDEIQKFEKEKEELSQIYIAYSFKAPSKMSKDFFSTAIMKTFLGSGMSSLLFTKIREELGLAYEITADYSAYNDNGTFTIFAATVPENFEKLNNAIYENVRNINTIKKIENWIEYGKKRLSGKYMLETENGLNFGFLALDYYLSFEKLIDIDAIVEKINLQENDNIINIANKIFNQDPYISIVKPK
- a CDS encoding HD-GYP domain-containing protein, translated to MKKKISNLQPGMIVGEDIYNLKNRLSLKKGQKLDKNTIDLLLHSDITEIEIEETTSSTGFIQKTFEELPNIVDEVIYNKWINSINDLFHNFKKEETYISLNNITEEIYKALDIKEYFVLNFINSFGNDSLNYHSLNTAIIVSIIAKKIEIPYVMYKQTVKFALIHDIGYAMLDERIINDFESDERNALIHNIVAYKKLQDLKATLNHEILESILYHHERYDGKGKFHLKGEKVPPLVRITQVADAYTSLTELGYTPYQALSWILKKCGFIFDPYYVGLLYEITGYYPTGTKVKLSDGSIGTVLKRNEIEFFPEVLINNQPVKTGPDTDIYIKEVIE
- a CDS encoding HD-GYP domain-containing protein: MKIIPLNKAKFGMFLAMDVRDTTGKIILKKGTEINETIIYKLKKAGIFNIPVKSANVMSELNKETKKHSVISKENLDLNYKKVKDLFKNLEDNNYLDIDAVIDIASSIKNDLENNFSDKLFVPLKKLRDFDEYLYSHSLNVMIISSLLAIENGIIGDELLNISISSLLHDIGKTKVPIEIMNAPRPLTEEEMNTMRNHVLYGKEIALENNLRDMNIIGGIYEHHERIDGRGYLEGKKNEQITSFGKIIAIADVYDALTSTRSYKGPWTPYKTISFILTNVEKQFDGTFAQGLINSFGIYPVGTRIQLNNGQFGTVVASNRANKIRPLIRIDHGDVVDLSEEYSLRIVKVLDYVYIE
- a CDS encoding HD-GYP domain-containing protein; this translates as MKFLSLTKVKPGMILAMDIKNFEDKILFKKGTVLDNNKIKIIKENGIFRIPVNIPEKEQHIQISIKEAAHAHSFISEELLEKSFNMVKNLFNDLMDTGIVDVDEATNIASNLTKEMQKNFSDKLYVPLKKLKNYDEYLYSHSLNVMILGALIGLEEGISDDELIELALSGLLHDIGKTKIPLEILNAPRKLSSQEFELVKNHVLYAKEILETSKISDKKVIEGALEHHERYDGTGYIFKKKGNDISYYGRILAISDVYDALTSTRCYKEPWTPYKTLSYILSHVNKHFDPQLTQNLVNALGLFPPGMEVILSDGSKGIIIATNRSNKMKPIIKINDNIVDLTEEKTLRIIKIVDYKYFEDEVT